A genome region from Bemisia tabaci chromosome 3, PGI_BMITA_v3 includes the following:
- the LOC109030666 gene encoding rho guanine nucleotide exchange factor 7 isoform X1 produces MAEDTQQGPYLVQAIYSFKGKNNDELCFKKGDIITLTQLDEGGWWEGTLGDKTGWFPSNYVKEYKTQADTLSSAKLSPVNFTSQQAINRAVVLKDMIDSEQAYVAELQALFSNFLHPLENSKIMTSEEYKQLVGNITEIIKMHQELMATLEECASRPSSDQRVGKIFLNSAPHLKQVHMVYCSGHPKAVCILEKYKDDLGQLMESCGAASPGLLVLTTALSKPFRRLEKYCGMLQELGRHVEENHPDRGDILRSVSVYKDIASSCSVTRRQKELELEVLRGGVRGWEGEDLVTLGEILHMGSVAVGPQHTDRYLLLFQSMLVILSVSHRMSGFIYEGKLPLTGITVNKLEDSEVYKNAFEIIGPMIDKIVAVCQTKEDQQTWVEKIRFYSKNMKKTGSPSSYPSSSLRLIAPAPSPSRSITPVKQTTSTNKRATWSITCLRPLPPHNPLSSRDEKSPRSPKKLVDLSYEEDAQILRVIEEYCTCTKTRHNINSVDLGSLYASAASPCRNWYNHKPTRRASAWCCGSHLLLRTLAKQHLE; encoded by the exons ATGGCAGAAGATACCCAACAAGGGCCGTATCTAGTTCAGGCTATTTATTCATTCAAAGGGAAAAATAATGATGAG cTATGTTTCAAGAAAGGCGATATAATTACTTTGACACAACTCGATGAAGGGGGTTGGTGGGAAGGAACTCTGGGCGATAAGACAGGCTGGTTTCCATCCAATTATGTCAAGGAGTACAAAACTCAAG CCGACACTCTGAGCTCAGCTAAACTTTCACCAGTAAATTTCACATCTCAACAAGCAATAAACCGTGCAGTTGTTTTAAAGGACATGATCGATTCAGAACAAGCATACGTTGCAGAGCTACAAGcgttgttttcaaatttccttcatcctctagaaaattcaaaaat CATGACGTCTGAAGAATACAAACAGTTGGTGGGAAACATCACAGAAATAATCAAGATGCATCAAGAGCtgatggcaactctcgaagaaTGCGCCTCCCGTCCGTCGAGTGATCAGAGggtcggaaaaatattccttaattCTGCACCTCACTTGAAACAAGTGCATATGGTTTATTGCTCAGGGCATCCGAAAGCTGTGTGCATCCTGGAAAAATACAA GGACGATTTGGGTCAGCTGATGGAATCTTGCGGGGCTGCATCACCCGGTCTATTGGTTCTCACCACAGCCCTTAGCAAACCATTCAGACGGCTAGAGAAATATTGCGGTATGTTGCAAGAGTTAGGCCGCCATGTAGAAGAGAACCATCCTGATCGCGGCGACATCCTACGCTCTGTCAGTGTCTACAAAGATATCGCT TCCAGTTGCTCAGTTACTCGAAGGCAAAAGGAGCTGGAGTTGGAAGTTCTTAGAGGTGGTGTAAGAGGTTGGGAAGGAGAGGATCTCGttactttaggtgaaattctCCATATGGGATCTGTTGCTGTCGGGCCACAGCACACAGACCGTTACCTACTTTTATTCCAATCTATGCTGGTCATTTTGTCCGTCTCCCACCGAATGAGCGGATTTATCTATGAA ggaaaattacCTTTGACTGGAATCACTGTAAATAAACTAGAGGACTCTGAAGTCTACAAAAATGCCTTCGAAATAATTG gacCAATGATAGATAAAATTGTTGCTGTGTGCCAAACGAAAGAAGACCAGCAAACATGGGTAGAAAAAATCCGTTTCTactcaaaaaatatgaaaaagaccGGATCGCCATCAAGCTACCCCAGCAGCTCATTGCGACTGATAGCCCCTGCCCCGTCTCCGTCTCGAAGT ATCACTCCAGTAAAACAAACCACGAGCACAAATAAACGAGCTACATGGAGTATTACCTGTCTTCGGCCTTTACCTCCTCACAACCCGCTTTCGTCCCGTGATGAAAAGTCTCCCAGAAGCCCTAAAAAATTGG TCGATTTGTCTTATGAAGAAGATGCACAAATTCTCCGAGTAATAGAAGAATATTGCACTTGCACTAAAACCCGCCACAATATCAACTCTG
- the LOC109030666 gene encoding rho guanine nucleotide exchange factor 7 isoform X2 codes for MAEDTQQGPYLVQAIYSFKGKNNDELCFKKGDIITLTQLDEGGWWEGTLGDKTGWFPSNYVKEYKTQADTLSSAKLSPVNFTSQQAINRAVVLKDMIDSEQAYVAELQALFSNFLHPLENSKIMTSEEYKQLVGNITEIIKMHQELMATLEECASRPSSDQRVGKIFLNSAPHLKQVHMVYCSGHPKAVCILEKYKDDLGQLMESCGAASPGLLVLTTALSKPFRRLEKYCGMLQELGRHVEENHPDRGDILRSVSVYKDIASSCSVTRRQKELELEVLRGGVRGWEGEDLVTLGEILHMGSVAVGPQHTDRYLLLFQSMLVILSVSHRMSGFIYEGKLPLTGITVNKLEDSEVYKNAFEIIGPMIDKIVAVCQTKEDQQTWVEKIRFYSKNMKKTGSPSSYPSSSLRLIAPAPSPSRSITPVKQTTSTNKRATWSITCLRPLPPHNPLSSRDEKSPRSPKKLVDLSYEEDAQILRVIEEYCTCTKTRHNINSVGCGPVNDSLSSSVR; via the exons ATGGCAGAAGATACCCAACAAGGGCCGTATCTAGTTCAGGCTATTTATTCATTCAAAGGGAAAAATAATGATGAG cTATGTTTCAAGAAAGGCGATATAATTACTTTGACACAACTCGATGAAGGGGGTTGGTGGGAAGGAACTCTGGGCGATAAGACAGGCTGGTTTCCATCCAATTATGTCAAGGAGTACAAAACTCAAG CCGACACTCTGAGCTCAGCTAAACTTTCACCAGTAAATTTCACATCTCAACAAGCAATAAACCGTGCAGTTGTTTTAAAGGACATGATCGATTCAGAACAAGCATACGTTGCAGAGCTACAAGcgttgttttcaaatttccttcatcctctagaaaattcaaaaat CATGACGTCTGAAGAATACAAACAGTTGGTGGGAAACATCACAGAAATAATCAAGATGCATCAAGAGCtgatggcaactctcgaagaaTGCGCCTCCCGTCCGTCGAGTGATCAGAGggtcggaaaaatattccttaattCTGCACCTCACTTGAAACAAGTGCATATGGTTTATTGCTCAGGGCATCCGAAAGCTGTGTGCATCCTGGAAAAATACAA GGACGATTTGGGTCAGCTGATGGAATCTTGCGGGGCTGCATCACCCGGTCTATTGGTTCTCACCACAGCCCTTAGCAAACCATTCAGACGGCTAGAGAAATATTGCGGTATGTTGCAAGAGTTAGGCCGCCATGTAGAAGAGAACCATCCTGATCGCGGCGACATCCTACGCTCTGTCAGTGTCTACAAAGATATCGCT TCCAGTTGCTCAGTTACTCGAAGGCAAAAGGAGCTGGAGTTGGAAGTTCTTAGAGGTGGTGTAAGAGGTTGGGAAGGAGAGGATCTCGttactttaggtgaaattctCCATATGGGATCTGTTGCTGTCGGGCCACAGCACACAGACCGTTACCTACTTTTATTCCAATCTATGCTGGTCATTTTGTCCGTCTCCCACCGAATGAGCGGATTTATCTATGAA ggaaaattacCTTTGACTGGAATCACTGTAAATAAACTAGAGGACTCTGAAGTCTACAAAAATGCCTTCGAAATAATTG gacCAATGATAGATAAAATTGTTGCTGTGTGCCAAACGAAAGAAGACCAGCAAACATGGGTAGAAAAAATCCGTTTCTactcaaaaaatatgaaaaagaccGGATCGCCATCAAGCTACCCCAGCAGCTCATTGCGACTGATAGCCCCTGCCCCGTCTCCGTCTCGAAGT ATCACTCCAGTAAAACAAACCACGAGCACAAATAAACGAGCTACATGGAGTATTACCTGTCTTCGGCCTTTACCTCCTCACAACCCGCTTTCGTCCCGTGATGAAAAGTCTCCCAGAAGCCCTAAAAAATTGG TCGATTTGTCTTATGAAGAAGATGCACAAATTCTCCGAGTAATAGAAGAATATTGCACTTGCACTAAAACCCGCCACAATATCAACTCTG